AAAAATAATCCTACAGTCAGACAAAAAGCTATTCCAACCCATAGAAAAATATTAGTTTTCGCCAATAAAAACCAAACAAGTGAAACGTATATTTATTGGGTTGATTCTGATTCCGGTAATGGCATTATCTGTCATTATTCTAGTAGCATATCTGAAACAAGATGCTATAGTACAGTCACAAATAACCAGCTTAAATGCTACCTATACCGGCAAAATATCGGTTGGAGATGTGCATTTGGCTCCCTTTGCCAATTTTCCGGATATCTCATTAAAGGTGGATGATGTCCATATTTATGAAACCAAAGAGGAGAATGCGGCACCTATTGTTGAAGTGGCAGATATTTACATGGGGTTTGGGCTATTTGATATTTTATCTGGCTATTATGATATTCATTCACTGGTAGTAGAAGATGGTTTTATTGATTTGGTATTACATACAGATGGTAGAACTAATGTGGAAAATGCTTTGGCTATTTCTTCGAGTAGTGAAGAGGGCGAGCCTATAGATGTCCACTTGCGTAAAATCGAGTTTCAAAACATAGATATTCACCAGCGAGAAGAAGCCACCAATTTGGATATTGAAACATTGATTTACTGGGCCAAAGGTGGATTTAATACCAAAAGCGATCAGATAGCAGCGCATATTGATAGTCAATTTGAATTGAATGTGATGGATAATGGAGATACCACTTATCTGAAGCATAAACATTTTGAGTTCCATACCGATTTGGTGTTTAATGAAACTACCGGAATGTTGAGTTTTAAACCTTCAGGAATTACCATGGAACATGGTGACTTTGAACTGGAAGGAAGTATTGATACCAAAAACGAAATGACTCTGGATATTGCGTTAAAAGGGGCCAAACCAAACTTTGATATGTTTATAGCATTTGCTCCCGAAGAGGTCATTCCTGTTTTAGAGCGCTATGAGAATGCGGGTAAGATTTACTTTAATGCGGTATTGCAAGGCCCAACTACAAATGGTCGTCAGCCTTTTATTGATGCTAAATTTGGAGCCTCAGAAGCTTTTTTAGAGAATTCTACAGAAAAGAAGCGAATAGACCATATGGGATTTTCCGGACATTTTACCAATGGCGAAAAACGAAACTTTGAGTCTATGGAGTTCTCACTTACCGATATGGTAGGGAACATGGAAAAAGGAAAGTTTGTGGGCAATCTAGAAGTTAAAAACTTTGAAGCGCCTGAGATCAATATGCAATTAGAGGCGGACTTTGATATTCCGTTTCTTGTAGGGTTCCTGAATCTGGAGGATGTGGAAGATGCCAATGGAAGTGTTGAGATGATGCTCAAATTTCATGATGTTATTGATTTGGATCATCCGGAGAAGGCATTGAGTGAATTAAATCAAGCCTATTTTGCAGAACTTAAAATTGAAGATTTAACTTTTAATGCCAGTGATTTACCGGCTCCGTTAAAAGATTTGGATGTGCATATTGAAATGAACGGAAAAAAGGCGGATTTGGATCAGTTTTATTTGGCTATGGGAAATTCGGATATTTCCTTATCAGGAACGCTTTCTGATTTGCCTGCCATTGTGCATCATACACCAACACCTGTAAAAGCTCATTTGGATGTTCAATCTACTATGCTGGATATAGCTGAGTTAACACAGTTTTCAGAAGAAGATTCGACAGGGGTAAATGAACAAATAGAAGATTTGAGTATGGCTTTTTCGTTCAATGCATTGGGAAGTGCCTTTACCGAATTTAGACATTTACCCAAAGGAGAGTTCTTTATAGATGATTTTTATGCGGATTTAAAGCACTATCCACATACATTACATGATTTTCATGCAGATGTTTTGATTAAAGGTGATGACCTGAATATTGTAGACTTTAAAGGAGAAATAGATTCCTCAGATTTTCATTTTAATGGTCTCATTCATGATTATAGTTTCTGGATGCAGGAACAATTAAATGGCGATGTGGACCTGGATATCACGTTTAAATCTGACTTATTGAAATTTGATAATCTCTTTGCTTATCAGGGAGAAAACCATGTGCCTAAAGATTACCGCCATGAAGAAGTAGAAGGGTTGAATTTACATTTGTCCAGTAGTATGCATTATAAACAAAACGCATTACACAGTATCGATGTACAGTTAGATAGATTAGATGGTAAAATGCATGTACACCCTTTGCGATTTGAGAATTTTAATGGTCGCGTTCACTATGAAGATGAGCATATTATGATTCAGAAGTTTAAAGGCAAAATGGGTCGTACTGAATTTGAAGTAGATATGAATTACTACCTGGGTGAGGATGAAACCATTAAAAAGCGAGATAATCACTTGACTTTGAAATCAGAATTTATTGATTTTGATGCCCTGTCCAGCTTCAATGAAAGTCCACAACCTGAACAAACTGATTCTACCAAGTCTGTTCATACCTCTGAAGATATGGCCGCGCACGCTGAGGCTTTTAATCTGTACGAATTATCATTTACTGATATGCAGTTTAATGCGGATATCGGACACTTTATTTATCATCGACTAGACTTAAAGAATATTCATGCACAATTAAGAACCACTAAAAATCATTATATCTATTTAGATACGGTAAGCTTAGATGCGGCCGGAGGTCATGTGGCTATGAATGGATATTTTAATGGAAGTGATCCGAAACATATTTACTTAAAGCCACAAATGAATTTAACTGAGGTGGACTTGGATAAACTCTTATTCAAGTTCGAAAACTTTGGTCAGGAAGAAATCGTGTCGGAGAACTTACATGGGCAGTTAACCGCACGTATTACAGGGAATATTCGTGTGTATCCTGATTTAATGGTAGACCTGGATCACTCTGTAGTACATATGGATGTGATGGTATTAAATGGACGTTTGGAAAATTATGATCCGGTGATGATGCTTTCCGATTATTTTGGCGATAAGGATTTGACCAATATTAAGTTTGATACTTTGCAAAATCATATGGACATTACCAATGGAGTAGTTACCATTCCGAATATGACTATCGAATCTACCCTAGGGCATATGGATATATCCGGAACCCAGGATATGGAAGATAATATCGATTACTATTTCCGAATTCCATGGAGTTTGGTAAAACAAGCAGCAAAAAACAAACTATTTGGAGCCAAAGCATCCGATAAAAATAAAGAGGATGAGATCGTAGAAGTGGATCCTAATAAGAAAACAAAATACCTGAATATTAATGTGACAGGTAATTTTGATGACTATAGCGTAAAAGTCAAGAAGCAGAAGAAGTAACTGATTTTTTAAGTTTCACTTCGGCTCCGCTCAGTGAACAGATGGAACTCTGAGCGGAGCCGAAGGGTGAGAAGAAGATCTTCGAATTGATAATCAACTATATTTAATCCACAGATGATAAAAGGTTATATGTATATACTAGAATGTGAAGGTGGGTTTTATTATACTGGTAGTACAAATGATTTGGATAGAAGATTAAAAGAACATATTACTGGTAATGGAGCTAATTTTACTAAAAAGTATCCTCCAATTCAATTGGCTTATTTCGAGGTGTTTGATAGAATAGATCAAGCTTTTTATAGAGAAAAGCAGATTCAGGGCTGGACTAGACAAAAGAAAGAAGCGTTGATTAAGAGGCAAACTGATAAGCTTCATGAATTAGCAAAATGTTTGAATCAAACACATTTTAGTAATAAGAATGATTAATACGTTCACTTCGACTCCGCTCAGTGAACCGATTGTACCCTGAGCGGAGCCGAAGGGTACAAAAATTGAATTTTAATAAGGTGGCTGAGCGGCTTGTGCTGAACATCGCTGAAGAAAGTCGAAATATTTGGAGGTGGCTAAGCGGTTTATGCTAAGCATAGCCGAAGTAAGTTAAGATATTTGGAGGTGGCTGAGCGGAGTCGAAGCCCCGATTACATTCTCCGATGTGCAGGAATAATGGGTGCTTTTCCATTAAAAGGATTCATCTGGCCAATACCTCGGGTGTCCATAGTTACTGCACGTTTAATAGCTCCCTGTCCAAATCGATTTCTGATTTTATCCATAGCTTGATACAGATGAATTGTTTTTTCGTTGTCTTCAAAAAGGTTGATTTGATAACCACCTCCAACTAAACCACTAAACCGAACACCAACTAATCGTGCCATAACCCTACGTTGGTAGAGTTGATCAAATAGTTGCATGACAGTAGCAATTAACGTATGATCATTAGCCGTATATGGAATATGCTTTTGGCGACTCCGGGTATCAAAATCGGAATACCTTACGGTAACGGAAACATTAGACGTCAATTTGTTTCCGTTACGTAGGTAGTAGGCTAGCTTTTCAGTCATAGAAGTAAGGATTTCTTTGAGTTTCCGAACGTCTATGGTATCTTTTTCAAAAGTGAGGGATGATGAAATAGACTTGCGATCGTGGTAGGGTGTTACAGGAGTGCGATCAATACCATTGGCTTTTTTCCATATAGCGATACCGTTTTTTCCAAAAACACGTTCCATGAGTTCCAAAGGCATTTCCTGGAGAGTGTGTATTTTTTCAATTCCCATGCTTCTGAATTTTCGATAAGTCTTATCACCAACCATTGGAATTTTTTTGATGGAAAGAGGTGCCAGAAAACGTTTTTCAGTACCATATGGAATTTCTATTTGTCCATTAGGCTTGGCTTCACCGGTGCCGACTTTAGAAACGGTTTTACTCGTAGACATGCCAAATGAGATAGGAAGATGCGTCTCTTTTATGATCCGTTGGCGTAATTCTTTCGCCCATTTGTAACTACCGTGGAACCGGTCCATTCCGGTGATATCAATGTAAAATTCATCGATAGATGATTTTTCATATAAGGGAGACATTTCTTCAATGATATCGGTAACCATGTTAGAGAACTTGCTGTAGATTCCACTACTGCCACGAATAACAACAGCTTCGGGACAAAGCTTACGCGCCATTCGCATAGGCATAGCAGAGTGAATTCCATAAGGACGGGTTTCATAGCTGCATGCAGAAACCACACCACGGTCGCTGGTACCTCCAACAAGCACAGGTTTACCAATAAGTTTGGGATCAAGTAGACGTTCACATGATACAAAAAAGGAGTCTAAATCCATGTGAATAATGGTATTAGCGAGGGGAGAAGTAAGGTCGGTTGAAGAAGACGAAATCGAATCTGAAGCTTTAGGTCCAAAATCAAATGTGGGGGTGTCCTGGTCTAAAATTGTTTTCATTGTTTTACGCTTTTTATTTCAATAGGATTTAAAATCCGTTTTGTTCTGATTTGTGAATTACAAAAGAAGTAAATATATTTGTCATTTAATGTTAATATATTTTACAATGTTGAATTTTGCCAGTAATATCAAATATTTGAGAAATAAGAAAGCTTGGTCTCAGCAAGCTTTAGCAGACCATTTTGAATTATCCAGAGGTCAAATCGCTTCATATGAAGATCATCGGGCAGAGCCGAGTCAGGAAACATTAATTAAGTATTCAGACTTTTTTAAATTACCTATTGATGCCTTGATCCGACATGACCTGACTTTATCCAAAGATGATGTATATATCGATATAGGAAAGAACAGAGTCCTGTTTCCGGTGGTCATCAATAATGATGATGAAGATATGATTGAAGTCGTTCCGATTAAAGCTTCTGCAGGTTATTTAAGAGGATATGATGACCCGGAGTATATCTCAGAGTTACCTCAAATGAAATTGCCTTTTGTGCCTACAGGAAAACACCGTGCATTCCCGATTAAAGGAGATTCTATGGAGCCCTGGGTTCGTGATGGCGCTTTTGTTGTAGGGAAGTTTGTAGAATCCCCTGAGTATATCCGAAGCGGACAAACTTATGTGGTGATTACACGAAATGAAGGACTTGTTTATAAGCGTTTATATAAGAACACTCAGAATAAGAGCGTGTTGATTTTTAAGTCGGATAATGCATTTTATGAGCCTTATGAAGTGCGTCTGGAGGATGTTATTGAATTGTGGGAATACACCTGTAAAATTGATATGCAGAATTACGAGAATGATGATTTGAATCTATCCAGTATTATGCAAATGATGCGTAGTTTCCAGGTAGAACTTAAGGAGATTAAAAGTAAGATGAATTAGAATAATATGAGGTGTAAATGAAGCACCGTAGGTGCGATATGAATTTCAGGAAGGTATAGTCAAAAGATATTGAAGCACCATCGGTGCGAAATATCTCAAAAGAATAAGGTCAAAAGCCAGAGAGCTACAGCGTAGCGACACCAAAGTCAATAATTAACCTAATAATCCTAAAATAAAGTAAGATGGCGAATACGTACACGCAATTGTACTATTATGTTGTGTTTGTGGTAAAAAGAAGAAGAAACCTCATTCAACCCAGATGGAAAACCGAACTCTATAAGTATATCGTTGGTATAGTGAATAATAAGAATCACAAAATCGTAGTCATTAACGGGATGCCAGATCATATACATATTTTATTGAGAGCAAAACCAGATATTAACCTGTCTCATATCATGAGAGATATTAAGGCCAATTCATCCAGATATATTAATCAAAGAAAGTGGGTACGGGGCAAGTTCGAATGGCAAGTTAGATTTGCCGCATTTACAGTAGGGTATTCACAGATAGATATGGTGATGAACTATATCGAACGACAAGAAGAGCATCATATAAAGCAGTCGTTTAGACAAGAGTACATATCATTTTTGGAGGATAACAGTATAGCATACGATACCCAATACATTTTTGACGAGGTGGAGTGAAGGAGTCGATTTCGCTACGCTGTAGCTCAGTGCCTTAATTAGGATTTTGAATTATGGCGTAGCGCACCGATGGTGCTTCCGCCAATATAATATAGGATTCAATTTTATATACTCCGCATCTCAGGGTTATGTTTGAGCGCAGTAAAACTATTGGTCCAGGCCATAGCCACATGTACGAAAAAGGCAATCCAGATGGTTCCGGTTAACAATGTCAAAAGGCACAGCACAATACCGAGTGGGATGGCGCCAATGGTTTCATCCAGTCCTTTAGGAATATGTGTAGAAGAGTAGAGTGCTACATTGACCGCGATGGCTGGCCAAACACCAAACTCAGCCACTAATGGAAACAACAAAATACCTCTAAATAAAATCTCGTATCCAAACAAATAGGCAGCCCATCCCAAAGCATTTTTAATCTTTAAAGCAGTATCCCATTCTTTAGCTCTAATCTGCGGATAATTCACAAAATTCTTTGGGTTTCGTGCACTGATACTGGCTATTGGGACGATAAGAATACAAAGCCCCAGAATCCAGGCCAAAGAAGTCAATGTCGTTTCCGGAATGATGGTTAATCCATAATCTGCCAGAGCATAATTAGGTAACACCAACAAACTGATGATTAAGGGAATAATTCCCATCCAAATCAGACCTGAATATTTAGTGAAAAGAATGTGCTTTTCAGAAGCTTTATCCGCATCGTATCGATTATAAAATTTGGATTTGATTTTTGGAGAAATAGAAATAAACCAATAGATGGTAAACCCAACAGTAGCAATGATAATGGGGTAGAAGCTCTGAATATTGTCAACTTGCCAACTTAAATCAATTCCGGTAGTATTAAAATCCATTATAATCTAATTGAGCGGCAAAAGTCATAAAACAGATTTAAAAAGCCTCATTAACGCCAAAGTAAATTCCTGACCCACCATAAGAATTGAACCCAATATCTAATCTTAAAGCCGATCTGTTATTCTTTGAAATGAAATATCGAGGACCAAAACCAAAGCTGGATTTATTGGGACTATCAAACCCATCAAGTGCATTGCCCACATTTCCGGTAAGTACAAATGCAGCCATTTCCCATCTGGAAGCAATCGGAAAACGGTATTCTGCCTGAAGCACATATAAGTGATCATCAATAAAACGACCTCTAAAATAGCCCCGGGCTAAATCAGCTCCACCATAAATGGCTCTGGCCTGGAAAGGTGCATCCCCAAAGGTGAGACGTGTATAAAACTGGAGTGCTAAAACCTGTTTTCGAGGTAATTTCAAATATTTCCGTAAATCAATTTGAAAA
This genomic interval from bacterium SCSIO 12643 contains the following:
- a CDS encoding AsmA-like C-terminal region-containing protein; the protein is MKTKQVKRIFIGLILIPVMALSVIILVAYLKQDAIVQSQITSLNATYTGKISVGDVHLAPFANFPDISLKVDDVHIYETKEENAAPIVEVADIYMGFGLFDILSGYYDIHSLVVEDGFIDLVLHTDGRTNVENALAISSSSEEGEPIDVHLRKIEFQNIDIHQREEATNLDIETLIYWAKGGFNTKSDQIAAHIDSQFELNVMDNGDTTYLKHKHFEFHTDLVFNETTGMLSFKPSGITMEHGDFELEGSIDTKNEMTLDIALKGAKPNFDMFIAFAPEEVIPVLERYENAGKIYFNAVLQGPTTNGRQPFIDAKFGASEAFLENSTEKKRIDHMGFSGHFTNGEKRNFESMEFSLTDMVGNMEKGKFVGNLEVKNFEAPEINMQLEADFDIPFLVGFLNLEDVEDANGSVEMMLKFHDVIDLDHPEKALSELNQAYFAELKIEDLTFNASDLPAPLKDLDVHIEMNGKKADLDQFYLAMGNSDISLSGTLSDLPAIVHHTPTPVKAHLDVQSTMLDIAELTQFSEEDSTGVNEQIEDLSMAFSFNALGSAFTEFRHLPKGEFFIDDFYADLKHYPHTLHDFHADVLIKGDDLNIVDFKGEIDSSDFHFNGLIHDYSFWMQEQLNGDVDLDITFKSDLLKFDNLFAYQGENHVPKDYRHEEVEGLNLHLSSSMHYKQNALHSIDVQLDRLDGKMHVHPLRFENFNGRVHYEDEHIMIQKFKGKMGRTEFEVDMNYYLGEDETIKKRDNHLTLKSEFIDFDALSSFNESPQPEQTDSTKSVHTSEDMAAHAEAFNLYELSFTDMQFNADIGHFIYHRLDLKNIHAQLRTTKNHYIYLDTVSLDAAGGHVAMNGYFNGSDPKHIYLKPQMNLTEVDLDKLLFKFENFGQEEIVSENLHGQLTARITGNIRVYPDLMVDLDHSVVHMDVMVLNGRLENYDPVMMLSDYFGDKDLTNIKFDTLQNHMDITNGVVTIPNMTIESTLGHMDISGTQDMEDNIDYYFRIPWSLVKQAAKNKLFGAKASDKNKEDEIVEVDPNKKTKYLNINVTGNFDDYSVKVKKQKK
- a CDS encoding GIY-YIG nuclease family protein is translated as MYILECEGGFYYTGSTNDLDRRLKEHITGNGANFTKKYPPIQLAYFEVFDRIDQAFYREKQIQGWTRQKKEALIKRQTDKLHELAKCLNQTHFSNKND
- the dinB gene encoding DNA polymerase IV — protein: MDLDSFFVSCERLLDPKLIGKPVLVGGTSDRGVVSACSYETRPYGIHSAMPMRMARKLCPEAVVIRGSSGIYSKFSNMVTDIIEEMSPLYEKSSIDEFYIDITGMDRFHGSYKWAKELRQRIIKETHLPISFGMSTSKTVSKVGTGEAKPNGQIEIPYGTEKRFLAPLSIKKIPMVGDKTYRKFRSMGIEKIHTLQEMPLELMERVFGKNGIAIWKKANGIDRTPVTPYHDRKSISSSLTFEKDTIDVRKLKEILTSMTEKLAYYLRNGNKLTSNVSVTVRYSDFDTRSRQKHIPYTANDHTLIATVMQLFDQLYQRRVMARLVGVRFSGLVGGGYQINLFEDNEKTIHLYQAMDKIRNRFGQGAIKRAVTMDTRGIGQMNPFNGKAPIIPAHRRM
- a CDS encoding LexA family transcriptional regulator, whose protein sequence is MLNFASNIKYLRNKKAWSQQALADHFELSRGQIASYEDHRAEPSQETLIKYSDFFKLPIDALIRHDLTLSKDDVYIDIGKNRVLFPVVINNDDEDMIEVVPIKASAGYLRGYDDPEYISELPQMKLPFVPTGKHRAFPIKGDSMEPWVRDGAFVVGKFVESPEYIRSGQTYVVITRNEGLVYKRLYKNTQNKSVLIFKSDNAFYEPYEVRLEDVIELWEYTCKIDMQNYENDDLNLSSIMQMMRSFQVELKEIKSKMN
- the tnpA gene encoding IS200/IS605 family transposase, with the translated sequence MANTYTQLYYYVVFVVKRRRNLIQPRWKTELYKYIVGIVNNKNHKIVVINGMPDHIHILLRAKPDINLSHIMRDIKANSSRYINQRKWVRGKFEWQVRFAAFTVGYSQIDMVMNYIERQEEHHIKQSFRQEYISFLEDNSIAYDTQYIFDEVE
- a CDS encoding CPBP family intramembrane metalloprotease, with translation MDFNTTGIDLSWQVDNIQSFYPIIIATVGFTIYWFISISPKIKSKFYNRYDADKASEKHILFTKYSGLIWMGIIPLIISLLVLPNYALADYGLTIIPETTLTSLAWILGLCILIVPIASISARNPKNFVNYPQIRAKEWDTALKIKNALGWAAYLFGYEILFRGILLFPLVAEFGVWPAIAVNVALYSSTHIPKGLDETIGAIPLGIVLCLLTLLTGTIWIAFFVHVAMAWTNSFTALKHNPEMRSI